From the genome of Nicotiana sylvestris chromosome 2, ASM39365v2, whole genome shotgun sequence, one region includes:
- the LOC104213747 gene encoding uncharacterized protein, which yields MKREEKRQKFHEGLLRMLYPPPPSPPPQEENDEEPLHILGQGINLDQIPVEEARGSSSSGDQAYDHGPDEKLTRAQRKRLRRKKLKEAASRRQNIIGPLLPTAENDRKGENVSTTEEEPQGVRENAKEPGDADSCSKQNRLKQRRIAKRLVGGSSKSTSEGDKS from the exons ATGAAGAGAGAAGAGAAACGACAGAAGTTCCATGAAGGCCTCCTTCGAATGCTCTATCCTCCTCCACCTTCACCTCCTCCCCAA GAAGAAAACGATGAAGAACCACTTCACATTCTCGGTCAAGGCATCAACTTGGATCAAATTCCAG TGGAAGAGGCTAGGGGCTCTTCCTCCTCGGGTGACCAAGCGTATGATCATGGGCCTGATGAGAAGCTCACAAGGGCCCAGAGAAAGAGGCTTCGACGAAAGAAGCTTAAGGAAGCTGCCTCGCGCCGCCAGAATATAATTGGGCCGTTGTTGCCTACCGCAGAGAATGATCGGAAGGGTGAAAATGTGAGTACCACAGAAGAGGAACCACAAGGTGTTCGAGAAAATGCCAAAGAGCCAG GTGATGCAGACTCTTGCTCGAAACAAAACAGACTAAAACAAAGAAGAATTGCTAAACGGTTGGTTGGTGgcagctcaaaatcaactagtGAAGGCGACAAGAGCTAA